The Beijerinckiaceae bacterium genome has a window encoding:
- the sdhD gene encoding succinate dehydrogenase, hydrophobic membrane anchor protein: MAKDSASVRTAISKVRFLGSAKSGTSDAWNMRVTSLALLPLTIAFVAVVLSLLGKDYDAMRAELAHPVPALILLLFILTGIYHMKLGMQTILDDYVHSTHLKEWSLVANLFFCVSVGLACVYAVLKLSFA, from the coding sequence ATGGCGAAGGATTCCGCATCGGTTCGCACGGCGATCAGCAAAGTGCGCTTCCTCGGCTCCGCCAAATCCGGCACCTCCGATGCGTGGAATATGCGCGTCACCTCACTTGCCCTGCTGCCCTTGACGATCGCTTTCGTCGCTGTCGTTTTGTCGCTGCTCGGCAAGGATTATGATGCGATGCGGGCCGAGCTGGCACATCCCGTTCCAGCACTCATTCTGCTGCTCTTCATTTTGACTGGCATCTACCATATGAAGCTCGGCATGCAAACGATTTTGGATGATTACGTGCATAGCACCCATCTCAAGGAATGGTCGCTGGTCGCCAATCTTTTTTTCTGTGTCAGCGTCGGTCTGGCTTGCGTCTACGCGGTCTTGAAGCTCAGCTTTGCCTGA
- the sdhC gene encoding succinate dehydrogenase, cytochrome b556 subunit, whose protein sequence is MTKVELGARGLEKRRPLSPHLQIYSPMLTMMMSIAHRITGAALYFGTLLLAWVLIAASTGPDAYATAAYFLNSIVGKLILFGFTWALFHHLLGGVRHIIWDTGYGFTHPQREWLAQATLVGGIALTLIVWGVAYFFH, encoded by the coding sequence ATGACCAAGGTCGAGTTGGGCGCTCGCGGCCTGGAAAAGCGCCGACCGCTCTCTCCGCATCTGCAAATCTACAGTCCGATGCTGACCATGATGATGTCGATTGCGCATCGCATCACCGGGGCTGCGCTCTATTTCGGCACGCTTTTGCTCGCCTGGGTGCTGATAGCTGCTTCCACCGGCCCGGACGCCTACGCGACGGCAGCCTATTTTCTCAATTCGATCGTCGGGAAACTGATCCTGTTCGGATTTACCTGGGCCCTGTTCCATCACCTTCTTGGCGGCGTGCGCCATATCATTTGGGACACAGGCTATGGTTTCACGCATCCGCAACGCGAATGGCTGGCGCAAGCGACCTTGGTCGGCGGTATCGCCCTGACATTGATTGTCTGGGGCGTGGCGTATTTTTTCCACTAA